In Harpia harpyja isolate bHarHar1 chromosome 12, bHarHar1 primary haplotype, whole genome shotgun sequence, a single window of DNA contains:
- the GMNC gene encoding geminin coiled-coil domain-containing protein 1 has product MVSALCISLDLEAEKEKLVSSPWGLASTGRPCPEPDFAGGPGCACPWSAPAGVSKETWAAVCAAEPPPQHGQGRQEARPPGQFCSPQLGAQDAAWQGDQLSSQLYRNKQLQDTLLQKEEELARLHEENNNLRQYLNSALIKCLEEKAKKLLSCHGQKNCAILKSTKRRLKEDHCFVPQETPHASKARRNLFNEFTACEEQASPAVDSWVLQTLGLKDVNTIDENSANYSALSSDFGKDTYCLSPGEAIDYDHSEGAAAAYSCSHVPPANSSNHPCSEDSPFLPQFSSAPCVSSSVPSVSSLPAYGLPYLTGDLSPNKTEVAFTTSLSPHRNVRTHTFHQGQAFVRRDDDGGWRFTWVPKQAE; this is encoded by the exons ATGGTAAGTGCTCTTTGCATTTCTCTCGACCTggaggcagaaaaggagaagctGGTCTCTTCGCCTTGGGGGCTTGCA AGCACCGGCCGGCCGTGCCCGGAGCCGGACTTCGCCGGGGGCCCGGGCTGCGCCTGCCCCTGGTCCGCCCCCGCCGGGGTTTCCAAGGAGACTTGGGCCGCCGTCTgcgccgcggagccgccgccgcagCACGGCCAGGgccggcaagaggctcggccgccgg GCCAGTTCTGCAGCCCGCAGCTCGGTGCCCAGGACGCGGCGTGGCAGGGAGACCAGCTGTCCTCCCAGCTTTACAGAAACAAGCAG CTTCAGGATACTTTGCTTCAGAAGGAAGAGGAACTTGCTAGgttacatgaagaaaataataacctCCGACAATACCTGAATTCTGCCCTGATTAAGTGTTTAGAAGAAAAAGCCAAG aagctgCTATCCTGCCATGGCCAAAAAAACTGTGCTATTCTCAAAAGCACCAAGAGGAGATTAAAAGAGGACCACTGCTTTGTTCCTCAAGAAACTCCTCATGCTTCCAAAGCTAGAAGGAACCTCTTTAATGAATTCACTGCCTGTGAAGAGCAAGCCAGCCCTGCTGTGGACAGCTGGGTCTTGCAGACTTTAGGATTAAAAGATGTCAATACCATTGATGAAAATTCAGCTAACTACAGTGCCCTGTCCTCAGACTTTGGAAAAGACACATACTGCCTGAGCCCTGGGGAAGCAATAGACTATGACCACagtgaaggagcagcagcagcctatAGCTGCAGCCATGTGCCTCCAGCTAACAGCAGTAACCATCCATGCAGTGAGgactctcccttccttcctcagtTTTCCTCAGCACCATGTGTCTCCTCATCAGTGCCAAGCgtttcctccctcccagcctatGGGTTGCCTTATTTGACTGGTGATTTGTCACCCAACAAAACAGAAGTGGCCTTCACAACATCTCTAAGTCCTCACCGCAATGTGAGAACACACACCTTCCACCAAGGACAAGCCTTTGTGCGCAGGGATGATGATGGAGGATGGAGATTCACCTGGGTGCCCAAGCAGGCTGAATAA